One Bdellovibrio bacteriovorus str. Tiberius DNA segment encodes these proteins:
- a CDS encoding glutathione S-transferase family protein, with product MIKIYGSPMSSAGRCYWMLEELGLPYEQMPMNMREKQHKSADFLKINPNGKIPAIIDGEYVLWESMAITNYLAKKHNSPLAPQNLDEEGHIMQWSFWALVDLQTPAVN from the coding sequence ATGATTAAAATCTACGGATCCCCGATGTCCAGCGCCGGCCGCTGCTACTGGATGCTTGAAGAACTGGGTCTGCCTTACGAGCAGATGCCGATGAACATGCGCGAAAAGCAGCACAAGTCCGCTGACTTTTTGAAGATCAACCCGAACGGCAAGATCCCGGCCATCATCGACGGTGAATACGTGCTGTGGGAATCCATGGCGATCACCAACTATCTGGCTAAAAAGCACAACAGCCCTCTGGCACCACAGAACTTGGACGAAGAAGGCCACATCATGCAATGGAGCTTCTGGGCCCTGGTGGATTTGCAAACTCCGGCAGTGAACTGA
- a CDS encoding YiiX/YebB-like N1pC/P60 family cysteine hydrolase, with amino-acid sequence MRFAIVLLCALTAFVGACSSFKSSTERTPAATYYVDPQYYDLQVLMAEALDFRATALRFADEKKLGQTGDVSLSRSEGEWVRDMGAKYLETRKKLLDLAIAEGEYFSGKNQVKLAPYKGTRTEKKDRHVRKDTYETYNVLNVDPKDAQGEKQIFRMQMALASALLLMDNYLVAIQPFNDNDSLRYVLNYDVPQKRALQAIADSYSSTHRRDQIEDAIKFIDSVMAWRRANGEKTSPEEAQLYTLTQSSIWYLAVKNDKTGTGFKDAIANLWNRLTLRGKRGVRAVSYGVSMGFGNMVGLVETRKGFLYNMSESEKANLIGEMKPLDILMEKTPFRLTDKMIPGHYGHVAIWLGTEEQLKELQVWDQIPAKIQAKIRAGHRIVEALRPGVELNTLEHFLNIDDFLVVRDTRSNITDEYRRKAVLQAIAQIGKEYDFNFDVHTHTRIVCSEIAYVVFGDVKWPLEETLRRYTISPDNVAQLAIGNQRTFEPVIMYYDGKRVYKDLPYSLGLLLKADDQHYSEFKKFQNL; translated from the coding sequence ATGCGTTTCGCTATTGTTCTGTTGTGTGCACTCACAGCATTTGTTGGCGCTTGTTCTTCGTTCAAATCTTCTACGGAAAGAACGCCAGCGGCTACCTATTATGTAGATCCTCAATATTATGACCTGCAGGTTTTGATGGCGGAAGCTTTGGATTTCCGCGCAACAGCCTTGCGCTTTGCTGATGAAAAGAAGCTGGGCCAGACGGGTGATGTGTCTTTAAGCCGTTCTGAGGGTGAATGGGTTCGTGATATGGGTGCGAAGTACCTGGAAACACGCAAAAAACTCTTGGATCTGGCGATTGCTGAAGGTGAATACTTCTCTGGCAAAAATCAGGTGAAGCTTGCCCCTTACAAAGGCACCAGGACTGAAAAGAAAGATCGCCATGTTCGTAAGGACACGTACGAAACTTATAATGTTTTGAATGTGGATCCAAAAGACGCGCAAGGTGAAAAGCAGATCTTCCGCATGCAGATGGCTTTGGCTTCAGCGTTGCTTTTGATGGACAACTATCTGGTGGCGATCCAGCCATTCAATGACAACGATTCTTTGCGCTATGTTCTGAATTATGATGTTCCTCAGAAGCGTGCATTGCAGGCAATTGCCGATTCCTATTCCTCCACACACCGTCGTGATCAGATCGAGGACGCCATCAAGTTCATCGACTCTGTGATGGCTTGGCGTCGCGCTAATGGTGAAAAAACCAGTCCGGAAGAAGCTCAGCTTTATACTCTGACTCAATCCAGTATCTGGTATCTGGCTGTTAAAAACGACAAGACGGGTACAGGCTTCAAAGACGCCATTGCCAATTTGTGGAATCGCCTGACTTTGCGTGGTAAGCGCGGTGTTCGTGCGGTGTCTTACGGTGTGAGCATGGGCTTTGGTAACATGGTCGGCCTGGTGGAAACCCGTAAAGGTTTTCTTTACAACATGTCTGAATCTGAAAAAGCCAACCTGATTGGGGAAATGAAACCTTTGGACATTCTGATGGAGAAAACTCCATTCCGTCTGACTGACAAGATGATCCCGGGCCACTATGGTCACGTGGCCATCTGGTTGGGAACCGAAGAGCAATTGAAAGAGCTGCAGGTTTGGGATCAGATCCCAGCCAAAATTCAGGCGAAAATCCGTGCTGGTCACCGCATCGTGGAAGCTTTGCGTCCGGGTGTGGAATTGAACACTTTGGAGCACTTCCTGAATATCGACGACTTCCTGGTGGTGCGTGACACTCGTTCCAACATCACGGATGAATATCGTCGCAAGGCCGTTTTGCAGGCGATTGCCCAGATCGGCAAAGAGTATGACTTCAACTTCGATGTTCACACGCACACGCGTATCGTTTGTTCCGAGATTGCTTACGTGGTCTTTGGTGACGTGAAATGGCCTTTGGAGGAAACTTTGCGCCGTTACACCATCAGCCCGGACAACGTGGCTCAGCTGGCGATCGGCAACCAAAGAACTTTTGAGCCGGTGATCATGTATTACGACGGTAAACGCGTTTACAAGGATCTGCCTTATTCCTTGGGCCTTCTGTTGAAAGCCGACGATCAACATTACTCTGAATTCAAAAAATTCCAGAATCTGTAG
- a CDS encoding M3 family oligoendopeptidase — protein sequence MEKMAWNLESEYPSYNSPEFQAEFDLVKSQVDQLEKDVKSLKTPFENEVEKIQKIWIDVEATQVLVGNMSTFLNCHLSVDSTLNEAQAKKSEVMALNSRMWQILIPVDNFMKRCSEEILNKILSHPELTPAKFDWSQERTQKPFMLSDEEETLLQALSMPGLHAWGELYTNLSGTMRCEMKFKDRTETVGLAKASALIRSQDEETRRVAWTSIQNAWTTHKETASSILNALAGWRHEVIKKRSQVKPAHYLDQSLFYSRITQETLDAMLTACYENVDMSRRANLAMAKLMGKKSLDPWDLLAQSPISASKSERSYEEGLKMIKDAFAQASPDMAQFVDMMADKHWIEARVLPNKRNGAYCTGFRKKREPRVFMTYMGSNSDISTLAHELGHAYHSWVMRDMPIAECGYPMTLAETASIFSETLLHDVLLTNAKSREEKIEFAWGEMDRATAFLLNIPARYDFEKSFYEMREKRTVSADELSKLTDEAWSKWYGSTLSENDKMYWATKLHFSMSGISFYNYPYTFGYLFSISVYARREELGKDFMKTYVNILRDTGRMTAEDLVQKHLGEDIRKPEFWRKSIAVINRKIEEFEKLALS from the coding sequence ATGGAAAAAATGGCCTGGAATCTAGAATCTGAATATCCTTCTTACAACTCTCCTGAATTTCAGGCTGAATTTGATCTGGTGAAATCCCAGGTGGATCAGCTGGAAAAGGACGTCAAATCCCTGAAGACTCCGTTTGAAAACGAAGTGGAAAAGATCCAAAAAATCTGGATCGACGTGGAAGCGACCCAAGTTTTGGTTGGTAATATGTCGACCTTCTTGAATTGTCATCTGTCGGTGGACAGCACTTTGAACGAGGCTCAAGCCAAAAAATCAGAGGTGATGGCGCTTAATTCCCGTATGTGGCAGATCCTGATCCCGGTGGATAACTTCATGAAACGCTGTTCAGAAGAAATTCTGAACAAGATCCTTTCCCACCCGGAACTGACGCCGGCGAAGTTTGACTGGAGCCAGGAACGCACACAAAAGCCATTCATGCTTTCGGATGAAGAAGAAACTTTGTTGCAGGCACTTTCAATGCCGGGCTTGCATGCGTGGGGCGAGCTATATACTAACTTAAGCGGAACCATGCGCTGTGAAATGAAATTCAAAGACCGCACGGAAACTGTGGGTCTGGCGAAAGCATCGGCATTGATTCGCAGTCAGGATGAGGAAACCCGTCGTGTGGCGTGGACGTCCATTCAAAACGCATGGACCACGCACAAAGAAACAGCTTCTTCGATCTTGAATGCCTTGGCTGGCTGGCGCCACGAGGTGATCAAGAAACGTTCGCAAGTGAAGCCGGCCCACTATCTGGATCAGTCCCTGTTTTATAGCCGTATCACTCAAGAAACTTTGGATGCGATGCTGACGGCTTGTTATGAAAATGTCGATATGTCCCGCCGTGCGAATCTGGCGATGGCAAAGCTGATGGGTAAAAAGTCTCTGGACCCTTGGGACTTGCTGGCACAAAGCCCGATTTCGGCTTCCAAATCAGAGCGCAGCTATGAAGAAGGCTTGAAAATGATCAAGGATGCCTTTGCTCAGGCTTCACCGGACATGGCGCAGTTTGTGGATATGATGGCTGATAAGCACTGGATTGAAGCGCGAGTTCTTCCGAACAAACGCAACGGCGCTTATTGCACCGGTTTCCGTAAAAAACGTGAACCCCGTGTGTTCATGACCTACATGGGTTCTAACAGTGATATTTCAACACTCGCGCACGAACTGGGCCATGCCTATCATTCTTGGGTGATGCGCGACATGCCCATCGCTGAATGTGGTTATCCGATGACGTTGGCTGAAACGGCCAGCATTTTCTCGGAAACCCTTTTGCACGACGTGCTTTTGACCAATGCCAAATCCCGTGAAGAAAAAATCGAATTTGCGTGGGGCGAGATGGACCGAGCAACGGCGTTCCTGCTGAATATCCCGGCTCGTTATGACTTTGAAAAAAGCTTCTATGAGATGCGTGAAAAGCGCACTGTCAGCGCCGATGAGCTAAGCAAGCTGACCGACGAGGCGTGGAGCAAATGGTACGGCAGCACCTTGAGCGAAAATGACAAAATGTACTGGGCAACCAAACTGCATTTCTCGATGTCGGGAATCAGCTTCTATAACTATCCGTACACCTTCGGTTATCTGTTCAGCATCAGTGTTTACGCCCGTCGTGAAGAATTGGGTAAGGACTTCATGAAGACTTACGTCAACATCCTGCGCGACACCGGCCGCATGACCGCGGAAGATCTGGTGCAAAAGCACCTGGGCGAAGACATTCGCAAGCCAGAGTTCTGGAGAAAATCCATCGCGGTCATTAATCGCAAGATTGAAGAATTCGAAAAACTCGCCCTTAGCTAG
- a CDS encoding glutathione binding-like protein codes for MIQALFVPDEFKNPKVIEDAKKVLPNYLNTLEAGLKGKTYLVGNRFTVADLNVASVAGLLYALKFDMSPYPEINKWMGLCTSRPAAQKLDKLRATAQAH; via the coding sequence TTGATTCAGGCTTTGTTTGTTCCGGATGAATTCAAAAATCCTAAAGTCATCGAAGACGCGAAAAAAGTTCTGCCAAATTATCTGAACACTTTGGAAGCCGGCCTTAAAGGCAAGACTTACCTTGTCGGCAACCGTTTCACCGTGGCGGATCTGAACGTGGCTTCCGTGGCAGGTTTGCTTTACGCTCTGAAATTCGACATGTCCCCGTATCCGGAAATTAACAAGTGGATGGGACTTTGTACCAGCCGTCCGGCGGCTCAAAAGCTGGACAAACTGCGCGCAACTGCTCAGGCGCACTAA
- a CDS encoding GNAT family N-acetyltransferase, translating to MALHETRTIQLKNGDSIIMRPALVSEAEALLTAFLEILPTSPYILSTAESAARKTVETQMKWITDANEDPKGALIIAEHQGRIIGITNMVAFKDSKRSHRAGLGMSVHHDYRGQGLGEALLRRLIEVAQNIEGLSFLELNVMSANQPAFKLYEKLGFQQVGYLREAYRQPDGVFTDDISMSLDLRARPS from the coding sequence ATGGCATTGCATGAAACCCGCACCATTCAACTGAAAAACGGCGATTCCATCATTATGAGGCCTGCTTTGGTCAGTGAAGCCGAAGCCTTACTGACCGCCTTTCTGGAAATTCTGCCCACTTCCCCCTACATCCTGAGCACAGCGGAATCCGCGGCAAGGAAAACCGTGGAAACTCAAATGAAGTGGATCACCGATGCCAACGAAGACCCTAAGGGTGCTTTGATCATCGCTGAACACCAAGGTCGCATCATCGGCATCACCAACATGGTGGCGTTCAAAGACAGCAAACGCAGCCACCGCGCGGGCTTGGGAATGTCAGTGCATCACGATTATCGCGGACAGGGATTGGGCGAAGCTTTATTGCGTCGTCTGATTGAAGTCGCACAAAACATTGAAGGCCTGAGCTTTCTGGAACTGAACGTGATGAGCGCGAATCAACCGGCGTTCAAACTGTATGAAAAACTGGGATTCCAGCAGGTGGGCTATTTGCGCGAAGCATATCGCCAACCCGATGGGGTTTTCACCGATGACATTTCCATGTCACTGGATCTAAGAGCTCGCCCTAGCTAA
- a CDS encoding ABC transporter permease has translation MSSAAFWKRNLAFAKLAILSNLEYRLNYFVDAILQPTLTTGIEVLLWFAVFKGAGATEIAGFGREYYLAYAMWGAFFARICTSWMYEYRMIQEIDSGSINSLLVRPMSFYEYYFSQLMGYKFITTLVSMLIPFIAIFIFDLPTKFERLPLAFALEFYYLILVHSISFVIAACAFYLNKVYAVTGAKNLALWLMTGELFPLDLMPEPVRSIMIALPFSAGVYVPVGYLTGRLEIGTVWQSFASVTVGIVVVNLIGAWIWRKGVNVYTGTGA, from the coding sequence ATGTCATCCGCCGCTTTTTGGAAGCGGAATCTCGCGTTCGCTAAACTCGCGATTCTGTCCAATCTTGAATACCGGCTGAACTACTTCGTTGATGCGATTCTTCAGCCGACACTGACCACGGGGATTGAAGTCCTTTTGTGGTTTGCCGTCTTTAAAGGGGCTGGCGCCACAGAAATCGCCGGCTTCGGTCGTGAATACTATCTGGCCTATGCCATGTGGGGCGCGTTCTTTGCGCGCATCTGCACCAGCTGGATGTATGAATACCGCATGATTCAGGAAATCGATTCCGGAAGCATCAACAGCCTGCTGGTGCGCCCGATGAGCTTCTATGAATACTATTTTTCGCAGTTGATGGGATATAAGTTCATCACCACCTTGGTGTCGATGCTGATCCCGTTCATCGCGATCTTTATCTTTGACCTGCCGACCAAGTTTGAACGCCTGCCTTTGGCTTTTGCTTTGGAATTTTATTACCTGATTCTGGTGCATTCGATCAGCTTTGTGATCGCAGCCTGCGCATTTTACCTGAACAAGGTCTATGCCGTGACCGGAGCAAAAAATCTGGCCCTGTGGCTGATGACCGGGGAATTGTTCCCGCTGGATCTGATGCCGGAACCGGTAAGGTCCATCATGATCGCCCTGCCTTTCAGTGCCGGGGTTTATGTTCCGGTGGGTTATCTGACCGGGCGTCTTGAAATCGGCACCGTTTGGCAATCCTTTGCCTCGGTCACTGTCGGCATCGTCGTGGTGAATTTAATCGGCGCTTGGATCTGGCGAAAAGGTGTTAACGTATACACCGGGACGGGGGCTTAA
- a CDS encoding phospholipase D-like domain-containing protein, producing the protein MKKTLMILSSVVMASTAMAQTAQVSLKERLAAMDYYKNNHDMMFAAEACRRPEALLQEIKKLPAAEQTKARAFVKTNDAVVPEKILLPLVYWKFVKKNSANEAKVMQYWLQMRLQSLRDYADNPLIKDKASQNEARSLMNSWAGATNLNLTSRELTENLQKRFPQMDPYSLSAGGFVPGNIVELVSHNEISPERIQWFNDRVIFAGGVLDFNQPYMKMPLHKDDEGHPSFKDPMFAKIRDMILSAKDSVFIDIFLFGGTMGGTLSKFLLDQAVEKKKANPNFKVLMLHDYATNYNMKDEMMPIFKYIKDRAATDPGLKGSVYLLQANIQRHPPGIPFGITNLVPKTEETFKALEKRNTYYESKIDHSKVIVVDPESDAPQAYFGSKNWSDHSGGYYYDNALYVKGPAAALVQAAYYDDVEAALTTDPNEKKWFFYKEEGYGNEAYLKNRDQILSWFRVDRSSFPAVGNQSVRLAEANVDGKIKDTRNMLVDMIMKAESHIYMEHLFIYDKYINDALMKRKAQVPGLKIRILADHNGNFSLGGLPNTLYLDQLLRHGVEVRARRTLGIEAKFPNGKTQGYHQENHRKITSVDGKVMLVGSSNLNPDTLQGSFREFGAQLFDQKVIGGFEDEFVQAWNDDKLVGPFYEGEHLQLQVMGKTLSPELSKIINDLGSTVLRAKDDIEKR; encoded by the coding sequence GTGAAAAAGACGCTGATGATTTTGAGTTCCGTAGTGATGGCTTCAACGGCGATGGCGCAAACCGCGCAGGTGTCCCTGAAGGAACGTCTGGCCGCCATGGACTATTATAAGAATAATCACGACATGATGTTTGCGGCCGAAGCCTGCCGTCGTCCGGAGGCTTTGCTTCAGGAAATCAAAAAATTGCCTGCCGCAGAACAGACCAAAGCGCGTGCCTTTGTAAAGACAAACGATGCAGTGGTTCCGGAAAAGATTCTGTTGCCACTGGTATACTGGAAGTTTGTTAAAAAGAATTCTGCTAACGAAGCCAAGGTGATGCAGTACTGGTTGCAGATGCGTTTACAGTCCTTGCGTGATTATGCTGACAATCCACTGATAAAGGACAAAGCTTCTCAGAATGAAGCCCGTTCTTTGATGAATTCCTGGGCGGGTGCAACGAACTTGAATCTGACCAGCCGCGAGCTGACAGAAAATCTGCAGAAGCGTTTCCCACAGATGGACCCGTACTCGTTGTCTGCCGGGGGTTTTGTCCCGGGCAACATTGTTGAGCTGGTCAGTCATAATGAGATCTCTCCGGAAAGAATCCAGTGGTTTAATGACCGTGTGATCTTTGCCGGCGGGGTGTTGGATTTCAATCAGCCTTATATGAAGATGCCTTTGCACAAGGACGATGAAGGACATCCGTCTTTCAAAGATCCGATGTTTGCCAAGATCCGTGACATGATTCTTTCTGCGAAAGATTCCGTGTTCATTGATATCTTCCTTTTCGGGGGGACGATGGGTGGCACACTCAGCAAGTTCCTGCTGGATCAGGCGGTGGAAAAGAAAAAGGCCAATCCGAACTTCAAGGTGTTGATGCTGCATGACTATGCGACGAACTACAACATGAAGGACGAGATGATGCCGATCTTTAAATATATTAAAGATCGCGCGGCGACGGATCCGGGCCTGAAAGGTTCGGTGTATCTGCTTCAGGCCAATATTCAGCGCCATCCACCGGGGATCCCTTTTGGTATCACCAACCTGGTGCCTAAAACGGAAGAGACGTTCAAGGCTCTGGAAAAGCGCAATACTTATTACGAATCCAAGATCGATCACAGTAAGGTGATTGTGGTGGACCCGGAATCGGACGCGCCTCAGGCTTACTTTGGTTCCAAGAACTGGTCGGATCACAGTGGTGGCTATTACTATGATAATGCTCTTTACGTGAAAGGCCCGGCGGCGGCGCTGGTGCAGGCGGCTTACTACGATGACGTGGAAGCGGCTTTGACGACGGACCCGAATGAAAAGAAGTGGTTTTTCTATAAGGAAGAAGGTTACGGCAATGAAGCCTACCTGAAGAACCGCGATCAGATTCTTTCCTGGTTCCGTGTTGATAGATCCAGCTTCCCGGCGGTGGGTAATCAGTCCGTGCGCCTGGCAGAAGCCAATGTGGATGGGAAGATCAAAGACACTCGCAATATGCTGGTGGATATGATCATGAAGGCTGAAAGCCACATCTATATGGAGCATCTGTTCATTTATGACAAGTACATCAACGATGCGTTGATGAAGCGTAAAGCTCAGGTTCCGGGTTTGAAGATCCGCATACTGGCTGACCACAATGGCAATTTCAGCCTGGGTGGATTGCCAAATACGTTGTACTTGGATCAGCTGCTGCGCCATGGGGTTGAAGTTCGTGCCCGTCGTACACTGGGTATCGAAGCGAAATTCCCAAATGGCAAAACACAAGGCTATCACCAGGAAAATCACAGAAAGATCACTTCTGTGGATGGCAAAGTGATGCTGGTGGGTTCTTCCAACCTGAATCCGGACACTTTGCAAGGCAGCTTCCGTGAATTCGGAGCGCAGCTGTTTGATCAAAAAGTCATCGGTGGCTTTGAAGATGAATTCGTGCAGGCTTGGAATGACGACAAGTTGGTTGGGCCATTCTATGAGGGCGAGCATTTGCAACTGCAGGTGATGGGAAAAACCCTGTCGCCGGAACTGAGCAAGATCATCAATGATCTGGGCTCTACGGTGCTAAGAGCCAAAGACGACATCGAAAAGCGTTAA
- a CDS encoding ABC transporter ATP-binding protein: MAIVIETTDLSRVYQTYQKPEGFINSLKGFVNRKHVSKVALDKTTLKIESGQIVGLVGANGAGKTTLLKMLSGLVTPTSGDARVLGFRPWERKNEFLRQISILLGQKNQLWWDISPADSYSLLARIYDLDPAQARKRVDHLAEMLQCTHVLHTQLRRLSLGERMKMEIIGALLHEPKVLFLDEPTIGLDIVAQETIREFLDQYVKEKEPTVILTSHYMDDIAKLADKLLLISKGNIVYQGTVPDFVTKSNTELAENEEVDFEDVIRRFLEAESRVR; encoded by the coding sequence ATGGCGATAGTAATTGAAACCACCGACCTTTCCCGCGTCTATCAGACTTACCAGAAGCCCGAAGGATTCATCAACTCCCTGAAGGGCTTCGTCAATCGTAAGCACGTTTCCAAAGTTGCTTTGGACAAAACCACATTAAAAATTGAATCCGGACAGATCGTCGGTCTGGTCGGCGCCAACGGCGCCGGCAAAACCACTTTGCTGAAAATGCTTTCCGGCCTGGTCACGCCGACCAGTGGCGATGCCCGTGTGCTGGGCTTCAGACCCTGGGAAAGAAAAAACGAATTCTTGCGCCAGATCAGCATTCTGCTGGGTCAGAAGAATCAGCTGTGGTGGGATATTTCCCCGGCGGATTCTTATTCTTTACTGGCGCGTATCTATGATCTGGATCCCGCTCAAGCAAGAAAGCGCGTGGACCATTTAGCCGAGATGCTTCAGTGCACGCACGTCCTGCACACGCAGCTTCGCCGCCTCAGCCTTGGCGAGCGCATGAAAATGGAAATCATCGGCGCCCTTTTGCATGAACCCAAAGTTCTGTTTCTGGATGAACCGACCATCGGTCTGGACATCGTGGCCCAGGAAACCATCCGTGAGTTCCTGGATCAATACGTGAAAGAAAAAGAACCCACGGTCATTCTGACCAGTCACTATATGGACGATATCGCCAAGCTTGCTGACAAGTTGCTTCTTATCAGCAAAGGCAACATCGTCTATCAGGGCACGGTTCCTGATTTCGTAACCAAATCCAACACTGAACTGGCTGAAAACGAAGAGGTCGATTTTGAAGATGTCATCCGCCGCTTTTTGGAAGCGGAATCTCGCGTTCGCTAA
- a CDS encoding ABC transporter permease encodes MFQTLKKYLSLYAALFRTSFIADLEYRVNFITRIATDIFWYLAQIMTFEVLFRHTPKIGDWNLEQMRVFLGVVFVVDGLYMIILSENLDQFSEKVRKGDLDLLLAKPINSQFMISLQKASTAMIGNLIIASSWFIYSILQLSNFEWLRLFWLLLLIPCGLVALYAMRFFMASTAVIFARSENLQFIWYQIYRLGMRPDSIYVPWFKWMLLTALPVGVIASVPARALLEPPDFALFTWVVLLSGILIYLTNKFWKFALRFYSSASS; translated from the coding sequence ATGTTTCAGACGTTGAAAAAGTACCTGTCTTTGTACGCCGCCCTTTTCCGCACCAGCTTTATCGCGGATCTTGAATACCGTGTGAACTTCATCACCCGTATTGCAACAGATATCTTCTGGTATCTGGCGCAGATCATGACCTTTGAGGTTTTGTTCCGCCATACGCCGAAAATTGGCGACTGGAACCTGGAACAGATGCGCGTGTTCCTGGGCGTGGTTTTTGTCGTTGATGGTCTTTACATGATCATTCTGTCCGAAAACCTGGATCAGTTTTCTGAAAAAGTGCGCAAAGGCGATCTGGATCTGCTGCTGGCAAAACCCATTAATTCGCAGTTCATGATTTCATTGCAAAAGGCGTCCACGGCAATGATCGGGAATCTGATCATCGCTTCCAGCTGGTTTATCTATAGCATTTTGCAGCTGTCAAACTTCGAATGGCTGCGTCTGTTCTGGCTGCTACTGCTGATTCCGTGCGGACTGGTGGCCTTGTATGCCATGAGATTCTTTATGGCTTCCACGGCGGTGATCTTTGCCCGTTCCGAGAATTTGCAGTTTATCTGGTATCAGATCTATCGTCTGGGCATGCGCCCGGATTCAATCTATGTGCCGTGGTTTAAATGGATGCTGCTAACCGCCCTGCCCGTGGGGGTGATTGCCAGCGTGCCGGCCCGCGCCCTGCTTGAGCCACCGGATTTCGCCCTGTTTACGTGGGTGGTGCTGCTTTCAGGTATTTTGATTTATCTAACAAACAAGTTTTGGAAATTTGCCCTGAGATTTTATTCCAGCGCAAGTTCCTAA